A window from Alloyangia pacifica encodes these proteins:
- a CDS encoding ABC transporter permease, with the protein MANISQPSQGAWTRMLPGSAAAFHRISALLTLAILVIAFSFASPAFLSVNNTLTILLQTSVIGLLGIGMTMVIITGGIDLSVGSVLALSGTVTGLMVKAGVPVVPAMMLGVCMGAACGLFNGFVVTKMKITPFVATLGMMLIARGAALQLTGAAPISQLGEAFGVLGNGALFRVVEMQPNGFPKVIFPGIPYPAILLVIVAIAASYMLRRRAIGRHIYATGSNEEAARLSGVLVDRTKLIAYTLSGALAGVAGNVLMSRLITAQPSEGVMYELDAIAAAVIGGASLMGGVGGISGTMIGAFIIGVLRNGLNMGGVSSFIQQIVIGFVVIGAVYIDQLRNRR; encoded by the coding sequence ATGGCCAATATCTCGCAGCCGTCGCAAGGCGCCTGGACCCGTATGTTGCCCGGTTCCGCGGCAGCCTTTCACCGCATATCGGCGTTGCTGACGCTGGCGATCCTCGTGATCGCCTTTTCCTTCGCGAGCCCCGCCTTCCTGTCGGTGAACAACACGCTGACGATCCTGCTGCAGACCTCGGTGATCGGGCTTCTTGGCATCGGCATGACCATGGTGATCATCACCGGCGGCATCGATCTTTCGGTGGGCTCGGTGCTGGCGCTCTCGGGCACCGTCACTGGCTTGATGGTCAAGGCGGGCGTTCCGGTGGTGCCCGCGATGATGCTCGGTGTCTGCATGGGCGCGGCCTGTGGCCTCTTCAACGGCTTCGTCGTCACCAAGATGAAGATCACCCCCTTTGTGGCGACGCTCGGGATGATGCTGATCGCCCGCGGCGCGGCATTGCAGCTGACCGGCGCGGCCCCCATCTCGCAACTCGGCGAGGCCTTCGGGGTGCTTGGCAACGGCGCGCTCTTCCGCGTGGTCGAGATGCAACCGAACGGCTTTCCCAAGGTGATCTTTCCCGGCATCCCCTATCCGGCGATCCTGCTGGTGATCGTGGCGATCGCGGCCTCTTACATGCTGCGCCGCCGCGCCATCGGGCGGCACATCTATGCCACCGGGTCCAACGAGGAGGCGGCGCGCCTGTCGGGCGTGCTCGTCGACCGCACCAAGCTGATCGCCTACACGCTTTCGGGTGCTCTGGCCGGCGTTGCGGGCAACGTGCTGATGTCGCGGCTGATCACCGCGCAGCCAAGCGAGGGCGTGATGTACGAGCTCGATGCCATCGCCGCGGCGGTGATCGGGGGGGCCTCGCTGATGGGCGGTGTCGGCGGCATCTCGGGCACGATGATCGGCGCCTTCATCATCGGCGTGCTGCGCAACGGGCTGAACATGGGGGGCGTTTCCTCCTTTATCCAACAGATCGTCATCGGCTTCGTCGTGATCGGCGCGGTCTACATCGACCAACTGCGCAACCGCCGCTGA
- a CDS encoding ABC transporter substrate-binding protein, with protein MNGRLTRLMAASALALTAAGAAQAGEIAVIVKTTSSNFWQNVNLGATAAIEGQSEHTMTFDGPATESAIADQVNLVENAINRGVAGIVLAPSDPEALAPAVKRAFESAIPVVIIDSALAEGAKGTYQAFLSTDNCAAGELVASAMIDKVGTEGKVAVMSYVAGVGSEIGRVGCFSDYLKANSSLEIVGPYYSQSQMANALNQTTDVLAANPDLVGIFGANEPTAVGMGRAIEQAGKAGQIAAFGFDGNADLQDFVRSGTLDAIAVQGSFQMGELGVNAVMDVIAGKTVESFIDTGVVLVTKDNIDAPEAQNVLY; from the coding sequence ATGAACGGAAGACTTACAAGGCTCATGGCAGCCAGCGCGCTGGCGCTGACCGCGGCGGGCGCCGCCCAGGCGGGCGAGATCGCGGTGATCGTCAAGACCACCAGCTCGAACTTCTGGCAAAACGTGAACCTCGGCGCGACCGCTGCGATCGAGGGCCAGTCCGAGCACACGATGACCTTCGACGGGCCGGCCACCGAGAGCGCCATCGCCGATCAGGTGAACCTCGTCGAGAACGCCATCAACCGCGGCGTTGCCGGCATCGTATTGGCGCCTTCCGACCCCGAGGCGCTGGCCCCGGCGGTAAAGCGCGCCTTTGAATCGGCGATTCCGGTGGTGATCATCGATAGCGCACTGGCCGAGGGTGCAAAGGGCACCTACCAGGCGTTCCTATCCACCGACAACTGTGCCGCGGGCGAGTTGGTCGCCAGCGCGATGATCGACAAGGTGGGCACCGAGGGCAAGGTCGCGGTGATGTCCTACGTTGCAGGTGTGGGCTCCGAGATCGGCCGCGTCGGTTGCTTCAGCGACTATCTCAAGGCGAACTCTTCGCTCGAGATCGTCGGCCCCTACTACTCGCAGTCGCAGATGGCCAACGCGCTGAACCAGACCACCGACGTGCTGGCAGCGAACCCCGACCTCGTGGGCATCTTCGGCGCCAATGAGCCGACCGCCGTGGGCATGGGCCGCGCCATCGAACAGGCGGGCAAGGCGGGCCAGATTGCGGCCTTCGGCTTCGACGGCAACGCCGATCTGCAGGATTTCGTGCGGTCAGGCACGCTCGATGCGATCGCCGTGCAGGGCTCCTTCCAGATGGGCGAGCTCGGCGTGAATGCGGTGATGGACGTGATCGCCGGAAAGACCGTCGAGAGCTTCATCGACACCGGTGTGGTGCTGGTGACCAAGGACAACATCGACGCGCCCGAGGCGCAGAACGTCCTCTACTGA
- a CDS encoding ATP-binding cassette domain-containing protein: MSQTQLAPEAPAPLVEMRGIEKHFGGVVAVNGVSLDLMPGEVVGVLGHNGAGKSCLMRILSGAMAPSHGEIRIRGDVVEMGSPQDARAHGVETIYQTLALADHLDAPSNLFLGRELKTRFGNLDDKRMLAEARKVLATLNPNFTNLKDPVSSLSGGQRQVIAIARAIYFDVKILIMDEPTAALGPSETAMVAELIRKLRAQGIGIFLVSHDMHDVFDLCDRVVVMNKGKLVGTHDIDEVHKDDILSLIIKGELPADWRPRNLGTGERVQ; encoded by the coding sequence ATGAGCCAGACACAGCTTGCCCCGGAGGCACCAGCCCCCCTTGTCGAGATGCGCGGCATCGAGAAGCATTTCGGCGGTGTGGTGGCCGTCAACGGTGTCTCGCTCGATCTGATGCCCGGCGAGGTGGTGGGCGTGCTCGGCCACAACGGCGCGGGCAAGTCGTGCCTGATGCGCATCCTCTCGGGCGCCATGGCGCCCAGCCACGGCGAGATCCGCATCCGCGGCGACGTGGTCGAGATGGGCTCGCCGCAGGATGCGCGGGCGCATGGGGTCGAGACCATTTACCAGACATTGGCGCTGGCCGATCATCTGGACGCGCCGTCGAACCTGTTTCTGGGGCGCGAGCTGAAGACGCGCTTCGGCAATCTCGACGACAAGCGCATGCTTGCCGAGGCGCGCAAGGTGCTGGCGACGCTGAACCCCAATTTCACCAACCTCAAGGACCCGGTGTCGAGCCTGTCCGGCGGGCAGCGGCAGGTCATCGCCATCGCGCGCGCGATCTACTTCGACGTGAAGATCCTGATCATGGATGAGCCCACGGCGGCGCTCGGTCCGTCGGAAACGGCGATGGTCGCCGAGCTCATCCGCAAGCTGCGGGCGCAGGGCATCGGTATTTTCCTCGTCAGCCACGACATGCATGACGTTTTCGATCTCTGTGACCGGGTGGTGGTGATGAACAAGGGCAAGCTCGTGGGTACCCATGACATCGACGAGGTTCACAAGGATGACATCTTGTCGTTGATTATCAAGGGCGAGCTGCCGGCCGACTGGCGGCCGCGCAACCTTGGCACCGGGGAGCGGGTGCAATGA
- a CDS encoding zinc-binding alcohol dehydrogenase family protein, whose protein sequence is MLCGTCVEPGKFALEGRPKPVSAPEGWVLVDIAAAGLCGTDYHILEGKHPYLNYPRVIGHELSGFITEDAAGWRAGDLVVINPYVSCGSCRACQRGKPNCCMSIEVLGVHRDGGLCARIAVPASNLYAAEGLRPEQAAMVEFLAIGAHAVSRSGIAKGDRVLVTGAGPIGLGTALFARLEGAEVHLMDLSPARLEQARRLFDFEHLHIAGEPILEGDLSDGFDLIFDATGNAKAIEAGFPLLAHGSSYVLVSVVKDQITFEDAEFHKRETRIIGSRNALKSDFERVMTAIAAGDIDTEALLSERIALADLPERFPLLAKERDELIKAVVMPLG, encoded by the coding sequence ATGCTCTGCGGCACCTGCGTCGAGCCCGGTAAATTCGCGCTCGAGGGTCGGCCGAAACCCGTCAGCGCGCCCGAGGGTTGGGTTCTGGTGGATATTGCCGCCGCCGGCCTTTGCGGTACCGATTACCACATTCTAGAGGGCAAACATCCTTACCTGAACTATCCGCGGGTGATCGGGCACGAGCTGTCGGGCTTCATCACCGAGGACGCGGCGGGCTGGCGCGCGGGCGATCTGGTGGTGATCAACCCCTATGTTTCCTGCGGCAGCTGCCGGGCCTGCCAGCGTGGCAAGCCCAACTGCTGCATGTCAATCGAGGTTCTGGGCGTGCATCGCGACGGCGGGCTCTGCGCGCGGATCGCCGTTCCGGCGAGCAATCTCTATGCCGCGGAGGGGCTCCGTCCCGAGCAGGCGGCGATGGTCGAGTTTCTCGCCATTGGGGCCCACGCGGTGAGCCGCTCGGGCATCGCGAAGGGCGACCGCGTTCTGGTGACCGGGGCAGGGCCGATCGGGCTTGGGACCGCGCTCTTCGCCCGGCTCGAAGGCGCCGAGGTACACCTGATGGACCTGAGCCCGGCGCGGCTCGAGCAGGCGCGGCGCCTCTTCGACTTCGAGCATCTCCACATCGCGGGAGAGCCGATCCTGGAAGGCGATCTGTCGGACGGCTTCGACCTGATCTTCGACGCCACAGGCAATGCCAAGGCCATCGAAGCGGGCTTCCCGCTGCTGGCGCATGGCTCGTCCTACGTGCTGGTCAGCGTGGTGAAGGATCAGATCACCTTCGAGGACGCCGAGTTCCACAAGCGTGAAACCCGGATCATCGGATCGCGCAATGCGCTGAAGTCCGATTTTGAGCGGGTCATGACGGCCATCGCGGCGGGCGACATCGATACGGAGGCTCTGCTTTCGGAACGCATCGCGCTGGCCGATCTGCCTGAGCGCTTCCCGCTGCTGGCCAAGGAGCGGGACGAGCTGATCAAGGCAGTGGTCATGCCGCTGGGGTAA
- a CDS encoding cupin domain-containing protein yields the protein MTLIVPLETSPDLEPRDVQVPADRLLAGSPVCKSWDVDTSKDGLVRTGFFTGTEGTNKSIKGEKFEFCHIVEGVVEITEDRGEPMVFRAGDSFVMKPGFIGQWRTIEPCKKIFVIVE from the coding sequence ATGACGCTCATCGTTCCCCTCGAAACCAGCCCCGACTTAGAGCCCCGCGACGTCCAGGTTCCCGCCGACCGCCTGCTGGCCGGCAGCCCGGTCTGCAAGTCCTGGGACGTCGACACATCCAAGGACGGCCTCGTACGCACTGGCTTCTTCACCGGTACAGAGGGCACCAACAAGTCGATAAAGGGCGAGAAGTTCGAATTCTGCCACATCGTTGAAGGTGTCGTGGAAATCACCGAGGATCGCGGCGAGCCGATGGTGTTTCGCGCCGGCGACAGCTTCGTGATGAAGCCGGGCTTCATCGGCCAGTGGCGAACGATCGAGCCCTGCAAGAAGATCTTCGTTATCGTAGAGTAA
- a CDS encoding DSD1 family PLP-dependent enzyme: MHDPNPGLDQLTTPCILLDEARMMRNIRRLAEKAETLGVTLRPHLKTAKSIDVARRVLAGGDGPATVSTLAEAEVFAEAGVQDILYAVGITPQKLPRVLELRARGCDLVILSDSLGQAQSVAEAAKAAGKPIPALIEIDSDGHRGGLSAGDPDLIKIGQLLHDSGAGLRGVMTHAGESYGAAGSAVHAEFAGKERDATVAAAQALRAAGLPCPVVSVGSTPTAHATEDLTGVTELRAGVYMFFDLVMAGIGVCETDDIALSVLTTVIGHQKDRGWILVDAGWMAMSRDRGTASQAVDQGYGVACDIDGRIYPDLIMPQANQEHGILALRPGSTEGLPDLPVGTQLRLLPNHACATAAQHGAYHVIPEDRSGALMQWNRFGGW, from the coding sequence ATGCACGATCCGAACCCCGGCCTGGACCAGTTGACCACGCCCTGCATTCTTCTTGATGAGGCGCGCATGATGCGCAACATCCGGCGGCTGGCGGAGAAGGCGGAGACGCTCGGTGTCACCCTGCGCCCCCATCTCAAGACCGCGAAATCCATCGATGTAGCGCGCCGCGTGCTCGCAGGCGGGGATGGTCCCGCGACCGTCTCCACCCTAGCCGAGGCCGAGGTCTTTGCCGAAGCCGGCGTGCAGGACATCCTTTACGCCGTGGGCATCACTCCGCAGAAGCTGCCCCGCGTACTGGAGCTGCGCGCGCGCGGCTGCGACCTCGTCATCCTGAGCGACAGCCTCGGGCAGGCGCAGTCAGTCGCCGAGGCCGCGAAGGCCGCAGGCAAGCCGATCCCCGCGCTGATAGAGATCGACAGCGATGGCCACCGCGGCGGCCTCAGCGCCGGAGATCCCGACCTGATCAAGATCGGACAGCTTTTGCACGATAGCGGCGCAGGGCTACGCGGGGTCATGACCCATGCCGGCGAAAGCTACGGCGCCGCTGGATCTGCCGTCCATGCCGAATTCGCGGGCAAGGAGCGCGACGCAACGGTCGCCGCTGCGCAGGCGCTGCGTGCGGCCGGCCTGCCCTGCCCCGTCGTGAGCGTCGGCTCGACCCCGACAGCACATGCGACTGAGGATCTGACGGGCGTGACCGAGCTGCGCGCCGGCGTCTATATGTTCTTCGACCTAGTGATGGCAGGGATCGGTGTCTGCGAGACCGATGACATCGCGCTGTCTGTGCTGACCACAGTGATCGGCCATCAAAAGGATCGCGGATGGATCCTGGTCGATGCAGGTTGGATGGCCATGTCGCGCGATCGCGGCACCGCGAGCCAGGCCGTCGACCAGGGCTACGGCGTGGCCTGCGATATTGACGGCCGGATCTACCCGGACCTGATTATGCCGCAGGCCAATCAGGAACACGGTATCCTTGCGCTGCGCCCCGGCTCCACCGAAGGCCTGCCGGACCTTCCGGTCGGCACCCAGCTGCGGCTCCTGCCGAACCATGCCTGTGCCACCGCCGCCCAGCACGGCGCCTATCACGTGATCCCGGAAGACAGGTCGGGCGCCTTGATGCAATGGAATCGCTTCGGCGGCTGGTAG
- a CDS encoding ornithine cyclodeaminase family protein translates to MTNDSAGLPRHGSIILLFDQATGRIGAIVEVGKLNAYRTAAADAVAAEALSRPDSRVLTLFGTGHKATYEAAAVARIRPIEQVIVVGRSTEKTYEMVARLKNLSLPAEAAECAEAACRRADIIVAATSARAALFEADWVTPGTHVASMGSDGAGKQELPVEVYSRASLFCDLPAQSRVVGEFQYAPAEASLTAIGDVLSGKAPGRVRSEEITVFDSSGVSLQDLFIAGAILRANVAENLGPTD, encoded by the coding sequence GTGACCAACGACAGTGCGGGACTGCCCCGCCACGGGTCGATCATCCTACTGTTCGATCAAGCCACCGGCCGGATCGGAGCCATAGTCGAGGTGGGCAAGCTGAACGCCTACCGCACAGCGGCTGCGGATGCGGTGGCAGCCGAGGCGCTCTCACGCCCTGACTCGCGGGTCCTGACCCTGTTCGGGACCGGCCATAAGGCCACCTACGAGGCCGCGGCCGTCGCCCGGATCCGCCCGATCGAGCAAGTGATCGTCGTGGGCCGCTCGACTGAGAAGACCTATGAAATGGTCGCGCGCCTGAAGAACCTCTCCCTGCCCGCCGAGGCGGCGGAATGCGCGGAGGCGGCCTGCCGCAGGGCCGACATTATCGTCGCGGCCACGAGTGCGCGCGCCGCGCTCTTCGAAGCGGATTGGGTCACGCCCGGGACTCACGTGGCCAGCATGGGATCGGACGGCGCAGGCAAGCAGGAACTGCCAGTGGAGGTTTACTCCAGGGCCTCCCTCTTCTGCGACTTGCCGGCGCAGTCACGCGTGGTTGGTGAATTCCAGTACGCCCCGGCGGAGGCCAGCTTGACGGCAATCGGTGACGTGCTGAGCGGCAAGGCCCCCGGGCGCGTTCGTTCCGAAGAGATCACGGTGTTCGACAGTTCCGGCGTCTCTTTGCAAGATCTGTTCATCGCTGGGGCCATCCTGCGCGCCAACGTGGCCGAAAACCTCGGGCCGACGGACTAA
- a CDS encoding aldehyde dehydrogenase family protein, with translation MGNSAEIEAANARIHQFYIDGAWVDATGPERADVVNPATEEVIAEVALGSVEETDRAVAAARAAFPAWAATQPMERAGKIARLRELILENTQYIAGAITAEMGAAISYAQAAQVPLAAEHLRAACEVLRDYEFLTRRGQAAILREPIGVCGLITPWNWPLYQITAKAGSALAAGCTVVLKPSELSPLSAALFADLVDRAGFPAGVFNLVNGTGPVVGARLAEHPDVDMVSITGSTRAGVAVAQAAAATVKRVAQELGGKSPNVILPDADLSKAVPPGVASAMRNVGQSCSAPTRMIVPRARLAEVEALAVRALEDMRVGDPTDADTTHGPSSNRAQYARVQTMIRTGIAEGAKLLAGGPGRPEGLTRGFFSRPTIFSEVTTGMAVAQEEIFGPVLVILAYDDVEEAIAIANDTVYGLGAHVQGTDMTLVRSTAAGIRAGQVHLNYPASDPHVPFGGYKQSGNGREYGVEGLEEYLEIKSILGYFDGE, from the coding sequence ATGGGCAATTCTGCCGAAATCGAAGCCGCCAATGCGCGCATACACCAGTTCTACATTGACGGCGCTTGGGTCGATGCGACAGGCCCGGAACGGGCCGACGTCGTCAATCCGGCGACCGAAGAGGTGATCGCAGAGGTGGCACTCGGCTCTGTCGAAGAGACTGACAGAGCCGTTGCGGCGGCGCGCGCGGCCTTTCCCGCATGGGCTGCAACGCAGCCCATGGAACGCGCCGGGAAGATCGCGCGGCTGCGAGAGCTGATCCTTGAAAACACGCAATATATCGCCGGTGCCATCACCGCTGAAATGGGCGCGGCAATAAGCTATGCACAGGCCGCCCAAGTGCCGCTGGCCGCGGAACACCTGCGTGCCGCCTGCGAGGTTCTGCGTGACTACGAATTTTTGACCCGGCGCGGCCAGGCCGCCATCCTGCGCGAGCCGATCGGCGTGTGCGGCCTGATCACGCCTTGGAACTGGCCACTCTACCAGATCACCGCCAAGGCCGGATCGGCCCTGGCGGCGGGCTGCACGGTGGTGCTGAAGCCCAGCGAACTCTCTCCGCTTAGCGCGGCGCTGTTCGCGGATCTGGTCGACAGGGCCGGGTTCCCGGCGGGCGTGTTCAACCTTGTCAACGGAACGGGCCCGGTGGTGGGCGCGCGGCTGGCCGAACACCCCGATGTCGACATGGTCTCGATCACGGGATCGACCCGGGCCGGGGTGGCCGTGGCGCAGGCGGCGGCGGCGACGGTCAAGCGGGTCGCCCAAGAGCTGGGGGGCAAGTCGCCCAACGTGATCCTGCCCGACGCCGACCTCTCGAAGGCGGTACCGCCGGGCGTCGCTTCGGCCATGCGCAATGTCGGCCAGTCCTGCAGCGCGCCGACCCGGATGATCGTGCCCCGCGCGCGGCTGGCAGAGGTCGAGGCGCTGGCGGTCCGGGCGCTCGAAGACATGCGCGTCGGGGATCCCACCGATGCGGACACCACGCACGGCCCCTCTTCGAACCGGGCGCAGTACGCCCGCGTCCAGACAATGATCCGGACCGGCATCGCCGAAGGCGCCAAGCTGCTGGCCGGCGGCCCCGGTCGGCCCGAGGGCCTGACACGCGGGTTCTTCTCCAGGCCGACGATTTTCTCCGAGGTCACCACCGGCATGGCCGTGGCGCAGGAAGAGATCTTCGGCCCGGTGCTCGTCATCTTAGCCTACGACGACGTCGAAGAGGCCATCGCCATCGCCAATGACACCGTCTACGGGCTCGGGGCGCACGTGCAGGGCACGGACATGACGCTGGTTCGCAGCACCGCCGCGGGCATCCGGGCGGGGCAGGTCCATTTGAACTACCCGGCCTCGGACCCGCATGTGCCCTTCGGCGGCTATAAGCAGTCCGGCAACGGGCGCGAATACGGTGTCGAGGGGCTGGAGGAATACCTCGAGATCAAATCCATCCTCGGCTATTTCGACGGGGAATGA
- a CDS encoding cupin domain-containing protein, whose product MTNLIAINSKPEFPPKVSFPVPERLISGDPAFKTWAQDESRDGTVLTGVWEATPGETHSIKGTTFEFCHILSGSIEIEETGGDIHRLGAGDSFVMKPGFVGVWRTLETVRKIYVCAQD is encoded by the coding sequence ATGACCAATCTGATTGCCATCAACAGCAAACCCGAGTTCCCGCCCAAGGTCTCCTTCCCGGTGCCTGAACGCCTGATCTCGGGCGATCCCGCCTTCAAGACCTGGGCGCAGGACGAATCCCGCGACGGCACGGTACTGACCGGGGTCTGGGAGGCGACACCAGGCGAGACGCACTCGATCAAGGGCACGACCTTCGAGTTTTGTCACATCCTTTCCGGCTCCATCGAAATTGAAGAGACGGGCGGGGACATCCATCGCTTGGGCGCCGGCGACAGTTTCGTGATGAAGCCGGGGTTTGTCGGCGTTTGGCGGACACTGGAAACGGTCCGGAAGATCTACGTCTGTGCCCAGGACTGA
- a CDS encoding ABC transporter ATP-binding protein, which yields MVGDQSASVSDTSVALSVRDLTVTLPDGMERSHAIQDVSFNLHRGQILCVIGESGSGKSVTASTVMGLLPKAIRASAGSITLEGREIIGMGREELRDLRGRVVSMIFQDPLSALNPLMTVGAQIDEAMAAHNEGTPQSRRERAIELLTEVGLPDPALMYHQYPFRLSGGQRQRVMIAMALALEPTILIADEPTTALDVTTQAQILELIRDIQRRKGMSVMFITHDFGVVAEIADSVVVMEKGHVVERGSAVKVLNSPEHPYTKRLIAAVPHLRQDDRKRAVQTDTSGSPAEPLLKVRNLVKTYRSGSAFFRTQRIVPAVQDVSFNVPPGHTLGVVGESGSGKSSLGRLLIRLMEADSGQILFRDRDIAGLSDSAFRSLRPKIQMIFQDPFASLNPRNTIGRSLTVGPIAHGVPPAKAREDAKALLDLVGLDARAYDRFPHEFSGGQRQRVGIARALMFKPELLVADEAVSALDVSIQAQILELLDRIQRETGVAMIFITHDLRVASQICDEIAVMQKGRIVEFGRPSRIFFSPEADYTRELVSAIPGVHFGDRTAAATQGYRQTN from the coding sequence ATGGTCGGAGATCAATCCGCATCCGTATCCGACACATCCGTCGCGCTGTCCGTGCGCGACCTGACCGTCACCCTACCTGACGGAATGGAACGGAGCCACGCGATCCAAGATGTCTCATTCAACCTGCACCGCGGCCAAATCCTCTGCGTGATCGGCGAATCCGGGTCTGGGAAATCGGTTACCGCCAGCACCGTGATGGGCCTTCTGCCCAAGGCGATCCGCGCCAGTGCCGGATCGATCACGCTGGAGGGTCGCGAGATCATCGGCATGGGCCGCGAAGAGCTTCGCGACCTGCGCGGGCGCGTCGTGTCGATGATCTTCCAGGACCCGCTGTCGGCGTTGAACCCGCTGATGACCGTGGGCGCGCAGATCGACGAGGCCATGGCGGCTCACAACGAGGGCACGCCGCAGTCGCGCCGGGAACGTGCGATAGAGCTTCTGACGGAAGTCGGCCTGCCCGATCCGGCGCTGATGTATCACCAGTATCCGTTCCGCCTGTCGGGCGGTCAGCGCCAGCGCGTGATGATCGCAATGGCGCTAGCGCTTGAGCCCACAATCCTCATCGCCGACGAACCGACCACCGCGCTCGACGTGACGACCCAGGCGCAGATCCTGGAGCTGATCCGCGATATCCAGCGCCGCAAGGGCATGAGCGTGATGTTCATCACCCATGATTTCGGCGTAGTGGCAGAGATCGCCGACAGCGTCGTCGTCATGGAAAAGGGCCACGTCGTCGAACGCGGCAGCGCTGTGAAGGTCCTGAATTCCCCAGAACATCCCTACACGAAACGGCTCATCGCCGCGGTTCCTCACCTGCGCCAGGACGACCGCAAACGCGCTGTCCAGACCGACACTTCGGGCTCTCCGGCGGAGCCGCTCCTGAAGGTACGCAACCTAGTAAAGACCTACCGCAGCGGCAGTGCGTTCTTTCGTACGCAGCGGATCGTGCCGGCGGTGCAGGATGTCTCCTTCAACGTTCCGCCCGGCCATACCCTCGGCGTCGTCGGCGAGAGCGGATCGGGCAAGTCTTCGCTCGGGCGTCTGCTGATCCGGCTGATGGAAGCCGATTCCGGCCAGATCCTGTTCCGCGATCGCGATATTGCTGGTCTGTCGGACTCAGCGTTCCGCAGCCTGCGGCCCAAGATCCAGATGATTTTTCAGGATCCCTTCGCCTCTCTCAACCCGCGCAACACCATCGGACGCAGCCTGACGGTCGGTCCGATCGCGCATGGGGTTCCGCCCGCAAAGGCGCGCGAGGACGCAAAGGCGCTGCTCGATCTCGTGGGACTCGATGCGCGGGCATATGACCGATTTCCGCATGAATTTTCGGGCGGTCAGCGTCAGCGGGTGGGCATCGCGCGCGCGCTGATGTTCAAGCCGGAGTTGCTGGTCGCAGACGAGGCGGTCTCCGCTCTCGACGTGTCGATCCAAGCGCAGATCCTCGAACTGCTCGACCGCATCCAGCGCGAAACCGGCGTTGCCATGATTTTCATCACCCACGACCTGCGGGTCGCTAGCCAGATCTGCGATGAGATTGCGGTCATGCAGAAGGGGCGGATTGTCGAGTTCGGCCGACCCTCTCGGATCTTCTTCTCGCCCGAGGCCGACTACACACGTGAGTTGGTCTCGGCGATCCCCGGAGTGCATTTCGGCGACAGGACCGCGGCGGCCACCCAGGGCTACCGCCAAACCAATTAA